A window from Urocitellus parryii isolate mUroPar1 chromosome 1, mUroPar1.hap1, whole genome shotgun sequence encodes these proteins:
- the LOC144254077 gene encoding 26S proteasome regulatory subunit 4 encodes MGQSQSGGHGPGGGKKDDKDKKKKYEPPVPTRVGKKKKKTKGPDAASKLPLVTPHTQCRLKLLKLERIKDYLLMEEEFIRNQEQMKPLEEKQEEERSKVDDLRGTPMSVGTLEEIIDDNHAIVSTSVGSEHYVSILSFVDKDLLEPGCSVLLNHKVHAVIGVLMDDTDPLVTVMKVEKAPQETYADIGGLDNQIQEIKESVELPLTHPEYYEEMGIKPPKGVILYGPPGTGKTLLAKAVANQTSATFLRVVGSELIQKYLGDGPKLVRELFRVAEEHAPSIVFIDEIDAIGTKRYDSNSGGEREIQRTMLELLNQLDGFDSRGDVKVIMATNRIETLDPALIRPGRIDRKIEFPLPDEKTKKRIFQIHTSRMTLADDVTLDDLIMAKDDLSGADIKAICTEAGLMALRERRMKVTNEDFKKSKENVLYKKQEGTPEGLYL; translated from the coding sequence ATGGGTCAAAGTCAGAGTGGTGGTCATGGTCCTGGAGGTGGCAAGAAGGATGacaaggataagaaaaaaaaatatgaacctCCTGTACCAACCAGAgtggggaaaaagaagaagaaaacaaagggaccagatgctgccagcaaactcccactGGTGACACCTCACACTCAATGCCGCTTGAAATTACTGAAGTTAGAAAGAATTAAAGATTATCTTCTCATGGAAGAAGAATTCATTAGAAATCAAGAACAAATGAAACCATTAGAAGAAAAGCAAGAGGAGGAAAGATCAAAGGTGGATGATCTGAGGGGGACCCCAATGTCAGTAGGAACTTTGGAAGAGATCATTGATGACAATCACGCCATCGTGTCCACATCTGTGGGCTCAGAACACTATGTCAGCATCCTTTCATTTGTGGACAAGGATTTGTTGGAACCAGGCTGCTCAGTTCTGCTGAACCACAAAGTGCATGCCGTGATAGGAGTGCTGATGGATGACACAGATCccttggtcacagtgatgaaggTGGAAAAGGCCCCCCAGGAGACCTATGCAGATATTGGGGGATTGGACAACCAAATCCAGGAAATTAAGGAATCTGTGGAGCTTCCTCTCACCCACCCTGAATATTATGAAGAGATGGGTATAAAGCCCCCAAAGGGGGTCATTCTCTATGGTCCACCTGGCACAGGTAAAACCTTGTTAGCCAAAGCCGTAGCAAACCAAACCTCGGCCACTTTCTTAAGAGTGGTTGGCTCTGAACTTATTCAAAAGTACCTAGGTGACGGTCCCAAACTCGTGCGGGAATTGTTTCGAGTTGCTGAAGAACATGCACCATCCATTGTGTTCATTGATGAAATCGATGCCATTGGGACCAAAAGATACGATTCAAATTCTGGAGGCGAAAGAGAGATTCAGCGGACAATGTTGGAATTGTTGAACCAGTTGGATGGATTTGATTCAAGAGGAGACGTGAAAGTTATCATGGCCACAAACCGAATAGAAACTCTGGATCCAGCACTTATCAGACCAGGTCGCATCGACAGAAAGATTGAGTTCCCCCTGCCTGATGAAAAGACTAAGAAGCGCATCTTTCAGATTCACACAAGCCGGATGACACTGGCCGATGATGTAACCCTGGACGATTTAATTATGGCAAAGGACGACCTCTCTGGTGCTGACATCAAGGCAATCTGTACAGAAGCTGGTCTGATGGCCTTGAGAGAACGTAGAATGAAAGTAACAAATGAAGACttcaaaaaatctaaagaaaatgttctttataaaaaaCAAGAAGGCACCCCTGAGGGCCTCTATCTCTAG